From Chloracidobacterium sp. N, the proteins below share one genomic window:
- the zigA gene encoding zinc metallochaperone GTPase ZigA has translation MSTSQRLPVTVLSGFLGAGKTTLLNHILQNREGKRVAVIVNDMSEVNIDAQLVAQGGAALNRVEEKLVEMSNGCICCTLREDLLVEVGKLAREGRFDYLLIESTGISEPLPVAETFTFTDASGNSLSDIARLDTMVTVVDARNFLHDYQAAQSLAERQLEVGPEDDRTIADLLIEQVEFADVLLINKADLVTPEELARLRGILRRLNPEARLLDCRFGVVPLTEVLGTGRFSFERASQSAGWLRELRGEHPPETETYGISSFVYRRRRPFHPERLWAFFHGETDGQEWHGVLRSKGFFWLATRMAMVGVWSQAGGACRIEPGGYWWATQPESEWGVDDAMRAEIRSLFEGLFGDRRQELVFIGDRRMNREAIEAALDACLLTDTEAERGLAAWARLPDPFGDWELTAADVN, from the coding sequence ATGTCCACATCGCAGCGTTTACCCGTTACTGTGTTGTCCGGTTTCCTTGGAGCCGGAAAAACCACCCTGCTCAACCACATCCTGCAAAATCGCGAAGGAAAGCGCGTGGCTGTCATCGTCAATGACATGAGCGAGGTCAACATAGACGCACAACTCGTCGCCCAGGGTGGAGCCGCGCTCAACCGGGTCGAGGAAAAGCTCGTCGAAATGTCGAACGGCTGCATCTGCTGTACGCTGCGGGAAGACCTGCTCGTGGAAGTCGGAAAGCTGGCGCGGGAAGGACGGTTTGATTACCTGCTCATCGAGTCCACCGGCATTTCTGAACCCCTGCCCGTGGCAGAAACTTTTACGTTTACCGATGCGTCCGGGAACAGCCTGTCGGACATCGCCCGTCTCGACACCATGGTGACGGTCGTGGATGCCCGGAACTTTCTGCACGACTACCAGGCGGCACAAAGCCTTGCTGAACGCCAGCTTGAAGTTGGCCCGGAAGATGACCGGACCATTGCCGATCTGCTCATCGAACAGGTCGAGTTTGCCGATGTCCTGCTCATCAACAAGGCTGACCTTGTGACCCCGGAGGAACTGGCCCGGTTGCGGGGCATCCTGCGGCGTCTCAACCCGGAAGCCCGTCTGCTGGACTGCCGGTTTGGTGTCGTGCCGCTGACAGAAGTGCTTGGGACAGGACGCTTCAGCTTTGAGCGCGCCAGTCAGTCCGCCGGCTGGCTCAGGGAGTTACGTGGCGAGCATCCGCCGGAAACCGAGACCTACGGCATATCCAGCTTTGTCTATCGGCGGCGGCGTCCGTTTCATCCCGAACGGCTGTGGGCGTTTTTCCACGGCGAAACCGACGGTCAGGAGTGGCACGGGGTGTTACGGTCAAAGGGCTTTTTCTGGCTGGCCACCCGCATGGCTATGGTAGGTGTCTGGAGTCAGGCCGGCGGAGCCTGTCGGATCGAACCCGGAGGTTACTGGTGGGCCACCCAACCGGAGAGCGAATGGGGCGTGGATGATGCCATGCGTGCCGAAATCCGCTCCCTTTTCGAGGGCCTCTTCGGCGACCGACGCCAGGAACTGGTTTTCATTGGCGACCGGCGGATGAACCGGGAGGCCATTGAAGCCGCCCTTGACGCCTGTCTGCTGACCGACACCGAAGCCGAACGGGGTCTGGCCGCCTGGGCAAGGTTGCCTGATCCGTTTGGCGACTGGGAACTCACCGCTGCCGATGTCAACTAG